The following coding sequences lie in one Mesorhizobium sp. DCY119 genomic window:
- a CDS encoding MlaD family protein — METRANYVVVGIFTLVAVLAAFAFVYWTAAVGDRGETSMLRVRIPGSASGLGRGSQVLFNGVKVGDVRRVFLDVDNPTVAIADTEIDRATPITKSTQADIGLAGLTGQANIELKGADKSEANLLDEAEASGKMAEITANPSAVTNLLQTAQDIFKRADNVLSQLEGFTSDVRGPLTDTVKNAQKFSDALGRNAAGVDKFLDSVSKLSEELAGVSGKLDGTLKAAEDILKAVDKDKVSSIVANVETFTKSLSENSKQFDKIIAGVDTAVASINDFAQKTSGTVGKVDKILEGVDPATVRSALGNIEMASRDAKTAAADVSKVTERFSRRTDDIDQMISDAGQLTQRLNAASVRIDGVLAKVDSLLGSGEAQGVMADASATLKSFRQVADTLNARLGVITEGLARFSGQGLRDVDSLVRDSRRSINRIEQAISDLEKNPQRIITGGDGAVRQYDGRTRR, encoded by the coding sequence ATGGAAACCAGAGCCAACTACGTCGTCGTCGGAATTTTCACGCTTGTTGCGGTGCTCGCGGCCTTTGCATTCGTCTATTGGACGGCGGCGGTCGGCGATCGCGGCGAGACGTCGATGCTGCGCGTGCGCATTCCGGGTTCGGCTTCCGGGCTGGGCCGCGGAAGCCAGGTGCTGTTCAACGGCGTGAAGGTTGGCGACGTGCGGCGGGTGTTTCTCGATGTCGATAATCCAACGGTTGCCATTGCCGATACTGAAATCGATAGGGCAACGCCGATCACAAAGTCGACCCAGGCCGATATCGGTCTCGCCGGCCTTACCGGCCAGGCCAATATCGAGCTGAAGGGAGCGGACAAATCGGAAGCGAACCTGCTTGACGAGGCGGAAGCCTCTGGAAAGATGGCCGAAATCACCGCCAATCCTTCTGCGGTGACCAATCTGCTTCAGACGGCGCAGGATATCTTCAAGCGCGCCGACAATGTGCTGTCCCAGCTTGAGGGCTTCACCAGCGACGTGCGCGGTCCGTTGACCGATACGGTGAAAAACGCGCAGAAATTCTCGGACGCGCTCGGGCGCAACGCCGCTGGGGTCGACAAGTTTCTCGACAGCGTTTCCAAGCTCTCGGAAGAACTGGCCGGCGTTTCAGGCAAGCTGGACGGTACGCTCAAGGCTGCCGAAGACATACTGAAGGCCGTCGACAAGGACAAGGTTTCGTCCATTGTCGCCAATGTGGAGACCTTCACCAAGAGCCTTAGCGAGAACAGCAAGCAGTTCGACAAGATCATTGCTGGCGTCGACACTGCGGTCGCTTCGATCAATGATTTCGCGCAGAAGACCAGTGGCACGGTGGGCAAGGTCGACAAGATTCTGGAGGGCGTAGACCCGGCGACCGTACGCTCGGCACTCGGCAATATCGAGATGGCCAGCCGCGACGCGAAGACCGCGGCGGCGGACGTGTCGAAGGTGACCGAGAGGTTCAGCCGCCGCACCGACGATATCGACCAGATGATCAGCGATGCCGGCCAGTTGACGCAGCGCCTCAACGCCGCCTCCGTGCGCATCGACGGCGTCCTGGCCAAGGTCGACAGCCTGTTGGGCTCGGGTGAGGCTCAAGGCGTGATGGCTGATGCCAGCGCGACGCTGAAATCCTTCCGCCAGGTAGCCGACACGCTGAACGCACGCCTCGGCGTCATCACCGAAGGGCTCGCACGGTTTTCGGGGCAGGGATTGCGGGATGTCGACTCGCTGGTGCGCGACAGCCGCCGCTCCATCAATCGGATCGAGCAGGCCATCAGCGATCTGGAAAAGAATCCGCAGCGCATCATTACAGGTGGCGACGGGGCTGTCCGTCAGTACGACGGGCGGACACGACGTTGA
- a CDS encoding ABC transporter permease, producing the protein MLFNGGKETSAIEEAGPRITETGKGDALSYALSGAWTTRTVALIDADVRKIEARKGAGAMTLDLSGIERIDTAGAWLVDRLIRSAEAQGTSAKLEGESEVASILLGAIREASDKAGDDAVATRPNFIIAILENIGRGVYAMLDDFLAAMSILGSTIRGAQMKLGRGHGVNLAAIFNQIDRMGVGAIPVVVLMSAIVGAIVAQQGAFQLRYFGADIFVVDLVGILVLRELGVLMTAIMVAGRSGSAITAEIGSMKMREEVDALKVIGLNPVGVLVFPRLVALVIALPCLTIAANFAALGGAILVSWLYSDISPAAFVDRLRLSIDLSTIFAGLIKAPFMAMIIGILASVEGLKVGGSAESLGQHVTASVVKSIFIVVILDGMFAIFFAAIDF; encoded by the coding sequence ATGTTGTTCAATGGCGGCAAGGAAACGAGCGCAATAGAGGAGGCCGGTCCCCGCATCACGGAGACGGGGAAAGGCGACGCATTGTCCTACGCCTTGTCCGGAGCCTGGACAACGCGCACCGTCGCCTTGATAGACGCCGATGTGCGAAAGATCGAAGCCCGGAAGGGCGCGGGCGCAATGACGCTCGATCTTTCCGGCATCGAAAGGATCGATACCGCCGGTGCCTGGCTGGTCGACCGGCTTATCAGATCGGCTGAGGCGCAAGGCACGAGCGCGAAGCTGGAAGGCGAGAGCGAAGTCGCGTCCATCCTGCTCGGGGCGATCCGCGAGGCCTCCGACAAGGCCGGTGACGATGCCGTAGCAACCCGCCCGAACTTTATCATCGCGATACTCGAAAACATCGGCCGCGGCGTCTACGCCATGCTGGACGATTTCCTTGCGGCGATGAGCATTCTCGGCTCGACGATCCGCGGCGCCCAGATGAAGCTCGGGCGCGGGCATGGCGTCAATCTGGCGGCGATCTTCAACCAGATCGATCGCATGGGCGTGGGCGCGATCCCCGTCGTGGTGCTGATGTCTGCCATTGTCGGCGCCATCGTCGCCCAGCAGGGCGCGTTCCAGCTTCGCTATTTCGGCGCCGACATCTTCGTCGTCGATCTGGTCGGCATCCTGGTCTTGCGCGAGCTGGGCGTGCTGATGACGGCGATCATGGTCGCTGGCCGCTCCGGCAGCGCGATTACCGCCGAAATCGGCTCCATGAAGATGCGCGAGGAAGTGGACGCGCTGAAGGTGATCGGCCTCAATCCGGTCGGCGTGCTGGTGTTTCCGCGCCTGGTCGCGCTCGTGATCGCCTTGCCGTGCCTGACGATCGCCGCGAATTTCGCGGCACTCGGCGGTGCCATTCTCGTGTCGTGGCTCTATTCCGATATTTCACCGGCCGCGTTCGTTGACCGGCTGCGTCTCAGCATCGACCTCAGCACCATTTTTGCCGGGCTGATCAAGGCGCCGTTCATGGCGATGATCATCGGCATTCTCGCGTCGGTCGAAGGTCTGAAAGTCGGCGGCAGCGCCGAATCGCTCGGCCAGCACGTAACTGCCTCTGTGGTGAAATCCATCTTCATCGTCGTCATTCTTGACGGGATGTTCGCGATCTTCTTTGCGGCCATCGATTTTTAA
- a CDS encoding UDP-2,3-diacylglucosamine diphosphatase, translated as MSGEAPRAFRTLFISDVHLGSKPAKAEFLIDFLRHHEAETIYLVGDIVDGWRLRRSWHWPQTHNDVVQKLLRQARKGTNIIYIAGNHDEFLRMFQGVHFGGIVVADRAIHEAADGKRYLVIHGDQFDTIVHNARWLAYLGDKAYDMAIIVNRVVSRARRLFGMPYWSFSSWAKVKVKKAVNFIGAFQDVLTEEARRSDVDGVICGHIHHAVIEDFGDVRYINTGDWVESCTAVVEHFDGSMEILWWPQVQAKAPAAETTFVPTVIEGGGVKAA; from the coding sequence ATGTCCGGCGAAGCACCTCGCGCATTCCGCACCCTGTTCATTTCTGACGTCCATCTGGGCTCCAAGCCGGCCAAGGCTGAGTTCCTGATCGATTTCCTGCGCCATCACGAGGCGGAGACCATCTATCTCGTTGGCGACATCGTCGACGGCTGGCGGCTGCGCCGGTCGTGGCACTGGCCGCAGACCCACAATGATGTCGTCCAGAAACTGCTGCGGCAGGCCCGCAAGGGTACCAACATCATCTACATCGCCGGAAACCACGACGAGTTCCTGCGCATGTTCCAGGGCGTGCATTTTGGCGGCATCGTCGTTGCCGACCGCGCCATTCACGAGGCTGCGGACGGCAAGCGCTATCTCGTCATTCACGGCGACCAGTTCGACACGATCGTTCACAATGCCCGCTGGCTCGCCTATCTCGGCGACAAGGCCTACGACATGGCCATCATCGTCAACCGGGTCGTCTCGCGGGCGCGGCGTCTGTTCGGCATGCCGTACTGGTCGTTCTCGTCCTGGGCCAAGGTCAAGGTCAAGAAGGCGGTGAATTTCATCGGCGCCTTCCAGGACGTCCTGACCGAGGAAGCGCGCCGTTCGGATGTCGATGGCGTCATCTGTGGTCATATCCATCACGCGGTGATCGAGGATTTCGGCGACGTGCGGTACATCAATACGGGCGATTGGGTTGAAAGCTGCACAGCGGTGGTGGAGCATTTCGACGGTTCGATGGAAATCCTGTGGTGGCCGCAGGTTCAGGCAAAAGCTCCGGCCGCCGAAACAACTTTTGTGCCGACGGTAATCGAAGGCGGCGGCGTCAAGGCAGCCTGA
- a CDS encoding ABC transporter ATP-binding protein codes for MAMTRENSTRENGDAAAPTDDIVLSARDITVGFGDKIVLENLSLDIRRGEILGFVGASGAGKSVLLRTVLGLNQKRSGTIKLFGVDVDKASDADRMKLDMRMGVLFQQGALFSALTVLENVQVPMREYLDLPKRLMDELALLKIELVGLPRDAAGKFPSELSGGMIKRAALARALALDPDLVFLDEPTSGLDPIGAADFDELVAKLRDTMGLTVYMVTHDLDSLFAVCDRIAVLGKKRVLVEGTIQNMLESDEPWVKSYFRGKRARQIDMAARA; via the coding sequence ATGGCGATGACGCGCGAAAACTCGACCAGGGAGAACGGGGACGCTGCGGCGCCGACCGACGATATCGTGCTGTCGGCGCGCGACATCACCGTCGGCTTCGGCGACAAGATCGTGCTTGAAAATCTGTCGCTCGACATAAGGCGCGGCGAGATTCTTGGCTTTGTCGGCGCTTCGGGCGCGGGCAAGTCGGTTCTGCTGCGCACCGTGCTGGGGCTGAACCAGAAGCGCTCAGGAACGATCAAGCTTTTCGGCGTCGACGTCGACAAGGCAAGCGATGCCGATCGCATGAAGCTGGACATGCGCATGGGCGTGCTGTTCCAGCAAGGCGCGCTGTTTTCGGCGCTTACGGTGCTGGAAAATGTACAGGTGCCGATGCGTGAATATCTCGACCTGCCGAAGCGGCTGATGGACGAACTGGCGCTGCTCAAGATCGAGCTTGTCGGCCTGCCGCGGGACGCAGCAGGCAAATTCCCGTCCGAACTTTCTGGCGGCATGATCAAGCGGGCAGCACTCGCGCGTGCATTGGCGCTGGACCCGGATCTCGTCTTCCTCGACGAGCCGACCTCCGGACTTGATCCTATTGGTGCTGCCGATTTCGACGAACTTGTCGCCAAATTGCGCGACACGATGGGCTTGACCGTCTACATGGTGACTCACGATCTCGACAGCCTGTTTGCGGTGTGTGACCGAATTGCCGTACTTGGCAAGAAAAGGGTTCTGGTGGAAGGGACGATCCAGAACATGCTTGAAAGCGACGAGCCGTGGGTCAAGTCTTACTTTCGAGGCAAGCGCGCACGGCAGATCGATATGGCTGCAAGGGCATAA
- a CDS encoding ABC-type transport auxiliary lipoprotein family protein, with translation MSGAAIIAAALSGCALLPGGGPAPLDTYELSAPASQTQKARNRTQILIAEPSALKALDGENIVIKPAPGVIQFLKGAQWADRLPKIVQARLAETFQRSGSFAGVGLPGEGLAIDYQVIAEVRAFEVRVDGGSHAEVELFVRLLNDRNGTVRASRIFEASAPVSGSGNDAYVRALNSAFGQAASDIVKWTDSEI, from the coding sequence ATGTCTGGTGCTGCCATTATCGCCGCGGCACTTTCGGGATGCGCGCTCCTGCCCGGGGGAGGCCCTGCGCCGCTTGATACCTATGAATTGTCCGCACCGGCCAGCCAAACGCAGAAAGCGCGCAACCGCACGCAAATTCTGATTGCCGAGCCATCGGCCCTGAAGGCGCTGGATGGCGAAAACATCGTCATAAAGCCGGCTCCCGGCGTGATCCAGTTTCTGAAAGGCGCGCAATGGGCCGATCGGCTGCCGAAGATCGTGCAGGCCCGGCTGGCTGAGACGTTCCAGCGTTCGGGCAGTTTTGCCGGCGTCGGATTGCCGGGCGAGGGACTGGCGATTGACTATCAGGTCATAGCCGAGGTTCGGGCCTTCGAAGTGCGCGTTGACGGTGGATCGCACGCCGAGGTCGAGCTTTTCGTGCGACTGCTCAACGACCGCAACGGCACTGTGCGGGCTTCGCGGATATTCGAGGCCAGCGCACCGGTTTCGGGTAGCGGCAACGACGCCTATGTCCGGGCATTGAACAGCGCTTTCGGCCAGGCCGCGAGCGATATCGTCAAATGGACCGATTCCGAGATCTGA
- the dgcA gene encoding N-acetyl-D-Glu racemase DgcA, with protein sequence MARVLSVNAERFPIAGTFTISRGSKTEAEVIVCTISDGSFVGRGECVPYKRYGETMEGVRDAIEAIAPAIAAGMGRKALIDAMPAGAARNAVDCALWDLEAKTSGNPVWRELSQTPPTSLETAYTLSLGTPEAMAAQARENAGRPLLKVKIGGDNDIARIRAVTEAAPNSRIILDANEGWTDENIRENLAAAAKLGIALIEQPLPVGKDGILRQVPHLVPLCADESVHGVDDLEKLAGLYDAINIKLDKAGGLTAALALRDRAKDLGFSIMVGCMVGTSLAMAPAVLLAQSADFVDLDGPLLLARDREPGLLYRGSEVSPPDAALWG encoded by the coding sequence ATGGCGCGTGTCCTTTCGGTCAATGCCGAGCGATTTCCGATCGCCGGCACCTTCACAATCTCGCGCGGTTCAAAGACCGAAGCGGAAGTCATCGTCTGCACGATATCGGATGGTAGTTTCGTCGGGCGGGGCGAATGCGTTCCCTACAAGCGTTATGGCGAGACCATGGAAGGCGTTCGTGATGCTATTGAGGCAATCGCGCCCGCAATAGCGGCAGGCATGGGTCGCAAGGCACTTATCGATGCGATGCCGGCAGGTGCCGCCCGCAATGCGGTGGATTGCGCGCTGTGGGATCTGGAGGCCAAGACGTCGGGCAACCCGGTGTGGCGGGAGCTTTCTCAGACCCCGCCGACATCGCTCGAAACCGCTTACACTTTGTCTCTCGGAACGCCCGAAGCCATGGCGGCGCAGGCGCGCGAGAATGCCGGCCGACCGCTGTTAAAGGTCAAGATCGGCGGCGACAACGACATTGCCCGCATTCGCGCCGTCACCGAAGCAGCACCCAACAGCCGAATCATCCTCGATGCCAATGAAGGCTGGACGGACGAGAACATCCGCGAAAACCTTGCCGCTGCAGCCAAACTCGGTATCGCGCTAATCGAGCAGCCATTACCGGTCGGCAAGGATGGCATTTTGCGCCAGGTTCCTCACCTCGTCCCGCTATGCGCCGATGAGAGCGTGCATGGCGTCGACGATCTCGAAAAACTCGCCGGCCTCTACGACGCGATCAACATCAAGCTCGACAAGGCCGGCGGCCTGACCGCTGCATTGGCGCTGCGCGACCGCGCCAAGGACCTGGGCTTCTCGATCATGGTCGGCTGCATGGTCGGAACATCGCTGGCTATGGCGCCGGCTGTGCTTCTGGCGCAGAGCGCAGACTTCGTCGACCTCGACGGTCCCCTGCTTCTGGCGCGCGACCGGGAGCCCGGACTGCTTTACCGGGGTTCTGAGGTCTCACCGCCGGATGCGGCGCTCTGGGGCTGA
- a CDS encoding MFS transporter, translating into MSLPPLSPEQLVKPRHFELRISLIFAALFIPQGVHLPYFPLWLEAKGFDAEKIAIILAAPMFLRVVTTPFISAMADEAKDRANVLIVMVAAALLISAGYFLPPTYVTVLGVSLALAVAWTPHAPLTDSLALSGVRRFGSTYANMRIWGSAAFLGANLAGGAILSFTGAEAVPVMISIGLVGILAVSFIAPRIGRPRRASPLSAVDIQESAPKLLNRYFVFFVVGAGIIVASHGFLYSFISIYWKSIGINDTVIGLLWASAVVAEVGMFMIFTRIFGRMRPPTLLLMAGLAAIVRWLAFPLIWPLGLGVGGFFAVQSLHAFSTALILIGVQKLIAETVAEERTGAAQGIAFFANGLSMATVTLVSGPLYGRLGIGGFYVMAAVAMVGLVFIALAAKSAPERRIRR; encoded by the coding sequence ATGTCATTGCCGCCGCTCTCGCCTGAACAGCTCGTCAAGCCGCGTCATTTCGAACTGCGCATTTCGCTGATCTTTGCGGCTCTTTTCATTCCGCAGGGCGTGCATCTTCCTTATTTCCCGTTGTGGCTGGAGGCAAAAGGCTTCGACGCGGAGAAGATCGCCATCATCCTTGCCGCACCGATGTTCCTGCGCGTCGTCACCACGCCGTTCATCTCGGCCATGGCCGATGAGGCGAAGGATCGCGCCAATGTGCTGATCGTGATGGTTGCGGCGGCGCTGCTGATCTCGGCGGGCTATTTTTTGCCACCCACCTATGTGACCGTGCTCGGCGTTTCGCTTGCGCTGGCGGTGGCATGGACGCCGCATGCGCCTCTTACCGATTCATTGGCGCTTTCAGGCGTCAGGCGTTTCGGTTCTACCTATGCCAATATGCGAATCTGGGGCTCGGCGGCCTTTCTCGGCGCCAATCTTGCCGGTGGGGCGATCCTGTCGTTTACGGGTGCTGAGGCCGTGCCGGTGATGATTTCCATCGGGTTGGTTGGAATCCTGGCAGTATCGTTCATTGCTCCCCGTATCGGGCGGCCACGGCGCGCATCCCCGCTCTCTGCGGTCGATATTCAGGAATCGGCGCCAAAGCTTCTCAACCGCTATTTCGTGTTCTTCGTCGTTGGAGCCGGCATCATCGTTGCCAGCCACGGCTTTCTCTACAGCTTCATCTCCATTTATTGGAAATCGATCGGCATCAACGACACGGTGATCGGCTTGCTGTGGGCCTCTGCGGTTGTGGCCGAAGTCGGCATGTTCATGATCTTCACGCGCATCTTCGGCAGGATGCGGCCGCCGACGCTGCTTCTGATGGCGGGGTTGGCGGCGATTGTCCGCTGGCTTGCCTTTCCGCTGATCTGGCCGCTGGGGCTTGGCGTCGGCGGCTTCTTCGCCGTCCAGTCGCTTCATGCCTTTTCCACGGCTCTCATCCTGATCGGCGTGCAAAAGCTGATTGCCGAAACCGTGGCGGAGGAGCGCACCGGGGCCGCCCAGGGCATTGCCTTCTTCGCAAACGGCCTTTCGATGGCGACAGTGACGCTGGTTTCCGGACCGCTTTACGGACGCCTCGGCATTGGCGGCTTCTACGTTATGGCTGCGGTTGCGATGGTTGGACTGGTCTTCATAGCGCTTGCGGCAAAATCAGCCCCAGAGCGCCGCATCCGGCGGTGA